Proteins encoded together in one Polaribacter reichenbachii window:
- the eno gene encoding phosphopyruvate hydratase: protein MSIIISVHARQIFDSRGNPTVEVDVTTENGILGRAAVPSGASTGEHEAVELRDGGKDYMGKGVLKAVDNVNSIIAEELLGVSVFEQNAIDKLMIDLDGTPNKSKLGANAILGVSLAVAKAAANELGMPLYRYVGGVSANTLPVPMMNIINGGSHSDAPIAFQEFMVMPVKAETFSEAMKMGSEIFHNLKKVLHDRDLSTAVGDEGGFAPTLEGTEDAIETIALAVKNAGYSFGDEVKIALDCAAAEFYVDGAYDYTKFEGSKGVVRTSQEQADYLAELAGKYPIISIEDGMDENDWEGWKYLTDKIGDKVQLVGDDLFVTNVERLSRGIENGIANSILIKVNQIGSLTETIAAVNMAKNAGFTSVMSHRSGETEDNTIADLAVALNCGQIKTGSASRSDRMAKYNQLLRIEEELAETAYFPKENAFKI, encoded by the coding sequence ATGAGCATTATTATTAGCGTTCACGCACGTCAAATTTTTGATTCAAGAGGTAACCCAACTGTAGAAGTAGATGTAACTACTGAAAATGGGATTTTAGGTAGAGCAGCAGTACCATCTGGAGCATCTACAGGAGAACATGAAGCAGTAGAATTAAGAGATGGAGGAAAAGATTATATGGGTAAAGGAGTCTTAAAAGCTGTAGATAATGTAAATAGCATTATTGCAGAAGAACTTTTAGGAGTTTCTGTTTTTGAACAAAATGCTATCGATAAATTAATGATAGATTTAGATGGTACACCAAATAAATCTAAATTAGGAGCTAACGCAATTTTAGGTGTTTCTTTAGCAGTAGCTAAAGCTGCAGCAAATGAGTTAGGTATGCCATTATATAGATACGTTGGTGGTGTTTCTGCTAATACATTACCTGTACCAATGATGAACATTATTAATGGTGGTTCTCATTCAGATGCTCCAATTGCATTTCAAGAATTTATGGTAATGCCAGTAAAAGCTGAAACTTTTTCTGAAGCTATGAAAATGGGTTCTGAAATTTTCCATAACTTAAAGAAAGTTTTACACGATAGAGATTTATCTACAGCTGTAGGAGACGAAGGTGGTTTTGCGCCAACTTTAGAAGGTACAGAAGATGCTATCGAAACAATTGCTTTAGCTGTTAAAAATGCAGGTTATTCATTTGGTGACGAAGTTAAAATCGCTTTAGATTGTGCTGCTGCAGAATTTTATGTTGATGGAGCTTACGATTATACAAAATTTGAAGGAAGTAAAGGTGTTGTAAGAACTAGCCAAGAACAAGCAGATTATTTAGCTGAATTAGCTGGTAAATATCCTATTATTTCTATTGAAGATGGTATGGATGAAAACGATTGGGAAGGTTGGAAATATTTAACTGATAAAATCGGAGATAAAGTACAATTAGTTGGTGATGATTTATTTGTTACTAATGTAGAACGTTTATCTAGAGGTATCGAAAACGGAATTGCAAATTCAATTTTAATTAAAGTAAACCAAATTGGTTCTTTAACAGAAACAATTGCTGCTGTAAATATGGCTAAAAATGCTGGTTTTACATCTGTAATGTCTCATAGATCTGGTGAAACTGAAGATAATACAATTGCAGATTTAGCTGTTGCATTAAACTGTGGACAGATTAAAACTGGTTCTGCTTCTCGTTCTGATAGAATGGCGAAATACAACCAATTATTAAGAATTGAAGAAGAATTAGCAGAAACTGCTTATTTTCCAAAAGAAAATGCATTCAAAATATAA
- the carA gene encoding glutamine-hydrolyzing carbamoyl-phosphate synthase small subunit gives MKYQQRKKALVLLADGTIFYGKSVGIEGTSTGEICFNTGMTGYQEIFTDPSYFGQLMVATNAHIGNYGVNNEEVESDGIKIAGLICRNFSFTHSRVDSNGNLKDWFTKHNLVAISDVDTRALVSYIRDNGAMNAIISTDVDNIDALKKQLAAVPSMEGLELASKVSTTEPYFIGDENADIKISALDIGIKKNILRNLAKRGAYIKVFPYNSSFSELEAFNPDGYFISNGPGDPEPLVEAQAVAKEIIERDLPLFGICLGHQVIALSQEISTYKMHNGHRGINHPVKNLLTGKGEITSQNHGFAINREETEANENVEITHVHLNDHTVAGIRIKDKNAFSVQYHPEASPGPHDSEYLFDQFIANIKASKKVLS, from the coding sequence ATGAAATATCAACAAAGAAAGAAAGCACTAGTATTATTAGCAGACGGAACAATTTTTTACGGTAAGTCTGTTGGAATAGAAGGGACTTCTACAGGAGAAATCTGTTTTAATACAGGTATGACAGGTTATCAAGAAATATTTACAGATCCATCTTATTTTGGTCAACTAATGGTTGCTACTAATGCACATATTGGTAATTATGGAGTAAATAACGAAGAAGTAGAATCGGATGGAATTAAAATTGCCGGTTTAATTTGTAGAAACTTTAGTTTTACACATTCTAGAGTAGATTCTAATGGTAATTTAAAAGATTGGTTTACAAAACATAATTTAGTAGCCATTTCTGATGTAGATACAAGAGCTTTGGTTTCTTACATTAGAGATAATGGTGCAATGAACGCAATAATTTCTACAGATGTAGATAATATTGATGCTCTTAAAAAGCAATTAGCTGCTGTACCAAGTATGGAAGGTCTAGAATTAGCATCTAAAGTATCTACTACTGAACCATATTTTATTGGTGATGAAAATGCGGATATTAAAATATCTGCTTTAGACATTGGTATCAAAAAAAATATATTAAGAAATTTAGCTAAAAGAGGTGCGTATATAAAAGTGTTTCCTTATAATTCAAGTTTTTCTGAATTAGAAGCATTTAATCCTGATGGTTATTTTATTTCTAACGGACCTGGAGATCCAGAACCATTGGTAGAAGCACAAGCTGTAGCCAAAGAAATTATAGAAAGAGATTTACCACTGTTTGGTATTTGTTTAGGACATCAAGTAATTGCACTATCGCAAGAAATTTCTACCTATAAAATGCACAATGGGCATAGAGGAATAAATCATCCTGTAAAGAATTTATTAACTGGTAAAGGAGAAATTACTTCTCAAAACCATGGTTTTGCTATTAATAGAGAAGAAACTGAAGCAAATGAAAATGTAGAAATTACTCATGTTCATTTAAACGATCATACAGTAGCAGGTATTCGAATTAAAGATAAGAATGCGTTTTCAGTACAATATCATCCAGAAGCAAGTCCTGGACCACACGATTCAGAATATTTATTCGATCAATTTATAGCTAATATTAAAGCATCAAAAAAAGTTTTATCGTAA
- a CDS encoding citrate synthase — translation MSETAKLQIADNTYEFPLVKGTENEVAINIKTLRAATNGVITIDPGYKNTGSCESAITFLDGEKGILRYRGYAIEELAEKADFLEVAYALIFGDLPNKEQLAKFHADIREHSLVDDDVRKILEAFPKNAHPMGVLSSLTSALTAFNPVSVNIESREDMYKAIVRIMGKFPVLVGWTMRKSKGMHLNYGKKSLGYVENIMYLMFKQPNEDFKMNPIIKNALDKLLILHADHEQNCSTSTVRIVGSSHAGLFASLSAGISALWGPLHGGANQAVLEMLEAIKADGGDTKKYMAKAKDKNDPFRLMGFGHRVYKNFDPRAKIIKSAADEVLNDLGVDDPILDIARSLEQEALNDPYFVDRKLYPNVDFYSGIIYRAMGIPVEMFTVMFALGRLPGWIAQWKEMRLKKEPIGRPRQVYTGANERPFVECENR, via the coding sequence ATGTCAGAAACTGCTAAATTACAAATAGCCGATAATACTTACGAATTTCCTTTAGTGAAAGGAACAGAAAATGAAGTTGCAATTAATATTAAAACTTTAAGAGCAGCAACAAATGGAGTTATTACAATAGATCCAGGTTACAAAAACACAGGTTCATGTGAAAGTGCTATTACTTTTTTAGATGGTGAAAAAGGTATTTTAAGATATAGAGGATACGCAATTGAAGAATTAGCTGAAAAAGCAGATTTTTTAGAAGTGGCTTATGCTCTAATTTTTGGAGACTTACCAAATAAAGAACAATTAGCTAAATTTCATGCAGATATTAGAGAACATTCTCTAGTTGATGATGATGTTAGAAAGATTTTAGAAGCATTCCCAAAAAATGCGCATCCAATGGGTGTTTTATCTTCATTAACAAGTGCTTTAACTGCATTTAATCCTGTTTCTGTGAATATAGAATCTAGAGAAGATATGTACAAGGCTATTGTTAGAATTATGGGTAAATTCCCAGTTTTAGTAGGTTGGACAATGCGTAAGAGCAAAGGGATGCATTTAAATTATGGTAAAAAATCTTTAGGTTACGTTGAAAACATTATGTATTTGATGTTTAAACAGCCAAATGAGGATTTTAAAATGAATCCTATCATAAAAAATGCATTAGATAAATTATTAATATTACATGCAGATCATGAACAAAACTGTTCTACATCTACAGTAAGAATTGTAGGTTCTTCTCATGCAGGTTTATTCGCCTCTTTATCAGCAGGTATTTCTGCACTTTGGGGGCCATTACATGGTGGTGCAAACCAAGCCGTATTAGAAATGTTAGAAGCCATTAAGGCAGATGGTGGAGATACAAAAAAATACATGGCAAAAGCTAAAGACAAAAACGATCCTTTTCGTTTAATGGGCTTTGGTCATAGAGTTTATAAAAATTTCGATCCTAGAGCAAAAATCATTAAATCTGCTGCAGATGAAGTTTTAAACGATTTAGGTGTAGATGATCCTATTTTAGATATCGCAAGAAGTTTAGAGCAAGAAGCTTTAAATGATCCTTATTTTGTTGATAGAAAATTATATCCTAATGTAGATTTCTATTCAGGTATTATTTACAGAGCTATGGGGATTCCTGTAGAAATGTTTACAGTAATGTTTGCTTTAGGCCGTTTACCAGGTTGGATTGCACAATGGAAAGAAATGCGTCTTAAAAAAGAACCAATTGGTAGACCACGTCAAGTTTATACTGGTGCAAATGAAAGACCTTTCGTAGAATGCGAAAACAGATAA
- the rplQ gene encoding 50S ribosomal protein L17 has translation MRHGKKHNHLGRKTAHRKAMLANMACSLIEHKRINTTVAKAKALRVFVEPLITKSKSDTTHNRRVVFSYLRDKYAVTELFREVSVKVADRPGGYVRIIKLGNRQGDNAPMAMVELVDYNEIYNPKGKQAKKSTRRSRRGGSKTEATAQVEETSTEQKSEE, from the coding sequence ATGAGACACGGAAAAAAACACAATCATTTAGGTAGAAAAACAGCGCACAGAAAAGCGATGTTAGCTAATATGGCTTGTTCTTTAATAGAACACAAACGTATTAACACTACAGTAGCAAAAGCAAAAGCATTAAGAGTTTTTGTAGAGCCATTAATTACAAAGTCTAAGTCAGATACAACTCACAATAGACGTGTTGTATTCTCTTATCTACGTGATAAATATGCAGTAACTGAACTTTTTAGAGAAGTTTCTGTAAAAGTTGCAGACAGACCAGGAGGTTATGTTCGTATTATTAAATTAGGAAACCGTCAAGGAGATAACGCTCCAATGGCAATGGTAGAATTAGTTGATTATAACGAAATCTATAATCCTAAAGGTAAACAAGCTAAGAAATCTACTCGTAGAAGTAGAAGAGGAGGTTCTAAAACAGAAGCTACTGCTCAAGTAGAAGAAACTTCAACTGAACAAAAATCAGAAGAATAA
- a CDS encoding dimethylarginine dimethylaminohydrolase family protein — translation MIKLNVNNETSRLRAVVLGTAESNGGIPKVEDCYDPKSIEHVLAGTYPKEEDMVKEMESVAQVLEKYDVKVYRPEVIENYNQIFSRDIAFVIEDKFIEANILPDREREYKAINNVISQINPENVIVLPEECHVEGGDVMPWNDYIFVGTYTGDDYPDYITARTNKAAVLELQKLFPNKTVKSFELRKSNTIAKDNALHLDCCFQPIGKDKAILHKNGFLVDEEYEWLLNFFGKDNVFEITKDEMYHMNSNVFSISEEVIISEKNFTRLNTWLRAQGFTVEEVHYSEIAKQEGLLRCSTMPLIRD, via the coding sequence ATGATAAAACTAAATGTAAATAACGAAACATCAAGATTAAGAGCTGTTGTTTTAGGTACTGCAGAAAGTAATGGAGGTATTCCAAAGGTTGAAGATTGTTACGATCCTAAAAGTATTGAACACGTTTTGGCTGGCACATATCCTAAAGAAGAGGATATGGTTAAGGAAATGGAATCTGTTGCTCAAGTTTTAGAAAAATATGATGTAAAAGTATATAGACCAGAGGTTATTGAAAATTATAACCAAATATTTTCTAGAGATATTGCATTTGTAATAGAAGATAAATTTATTGAGGCAAACATACTTCCTGATAGAGAAAGAGAATATAAGGCAATAAATAATGTTATTTCTCAAATAAACCCAGAGAATGTAATTGTACTACCAGAAGAATGTCATGTAGAAGGTGGAGATGTAATGCCTTGGAACGATTACATTTTTGTTGGGACTTATACAGGTGATGATTATCCTGATTATATAACAGCTCGTACAAATAAAGCAGCAGTTTTAGAACTTCAGAAATTATTTCCTAATAAAACTGTAAAATCTTTCGAGTTAAGAAAATCTAATACAATTGCTAAAGATAATGCACTACATTTAGATTGTTGTTTTCAGCCAATTGGTAAAGACAAAGCTATACTTCATAAAAATGGTTTTTTAGTTGATGAAGAATATGAATGGTTATTAAATTTCTTCGGAAAAGATAATGTTTTTGAAATTACGAAAGACGAAATGTATCATATGAATAGTAATGTGTTTTCTATTTCTGAAGAAGTAATTATATCCGAGAAAAATTTTACTAGATTAAATACTTGGTTAAGAGCACAAGGTTTTACGGTAGAAGAAGTCCATTATTCTGAAATTGCCAAACAAGAAGGTTTATTACGATGTTCTACAATGCCATTAATTAGAGACTAA